Proteins encoded by one window of Tunturibacter psychrotolerans:
- a CDS encoding RNA polymerase sigma factor, translated as MDVQGLQMTQQTSPTPGVFKRNPPIAGEAEAIEAAKNGDAEAFSRLYALHKRRVYTLCLRMLGNVSEAEDMTQEAFLHLFRKIGSFRGESAFSTWLHRLTVNLVLMHLRKKGLNLVSLEETINPSEEDAPKRDFGSRDLALTGSVDRVALERAVASLPPGYRMVFVLHDVEGFEHNEIATMLECSTGNSKSQLHKARLKLRELLRQPEAATQPNGLKEVAV; from the coding sequence ATGGACGTCCAAGGCCTACAAATGACCCAACAAACATCACCAACTCCCGGCGTCTTCAAACGCAATCCACCCATCGCGGGTGAAGCCGAAGCCATCGAAGCAGCAAAGAATGGCGATGCAGAAGCGTTCTCCCGTCTCTATGCCCTGCACAAACGCCGCGTTTACACCCTCTGTCTCCGCATGCTCGGCAACGTCTCTGAAGCCGAAGACATGACCCAGGAAGCCTTCCTGCATCTCTTCCGAAAAATCGGCAGCTTCCGTGGAGAGTCCGCCTTCTCCACCTGGCTTCACAGACTCACGGTAAACTTGGTCCTCATGCATCTCCGCAAAAAAGGCCTAAACCTGGTCTCGCTCGAGGAGACCATCAACCCATCGGAAGAAGACGCACCCAAGCGCGACTTCGGCAGCCGCGACCTCGCTCTCACCGGCTCAGTCGACCGCGTAGCCCTCGAGCGCGCCGTAGCTTCCTTGCCCCCCGGCTACCGCATGGTCTTTGTCCTGCACGACGTCGAGGGCTTCGAACACAACGAGATCGCCACTATGCTCGAGTGCTCCACCGGCAACAGCAAGTCGCAACTCCACAAGGCCCGCCTCAAGCTTCGCGAACTCCTCCGCCAGCCCGAAGCGGCTACTCAGCCGAACGGCCTCAAGGAGGTAGCAGTATGA
- a CDS encoding ThiF family adenylyltransferase: MSKHPATTFEERPASIHIGTPADTLPSETPLPNPTDRAIPESDRYSRQILFPGIGAAGQHLLAFAHVAIIGIGATGAATASLLARAGVGTLTLIDRDFVEPSNLQRQILFDEADAREALPKAEAARRKIALFNSAVLVHSHIADLVPANIHELLASAHLVLDATDNFETRYLLNDYCVQQSKPWIYAAAIGAYAATMNILPKPIDSSKDVILSDGGEAAESNKTSIPSQRAERSDVPTYIPTACLACIFPKPPTGPVETCDTAGILSTAVNLAASIQTTEALKLLTNQSHLMRRTLLSHDLWSNEQSEITTTTPNSACTVCGQRIFTHLAGVGRPHITLCGRNSVQIHEHHRPVDFKAMRDRLSPHTDIRDLRFNELLLRFKRGPHTFTLFPDGRALIQGTTDITLARSLYARFIGS; this comes from the coding sequence ATGTCAAAGCATCCCGCAACCACCTTTGAAGAACGGCCCGCGAGCATCCACATCGGCACCCCCGCCGACACGCTGCCCTCCGAAACGCCCCTGCCTAACCCCACCGACCGCGCCATCCCCGAGTCGGACCGCTACTCCCGCCAGATTCTCTTCCCCGGCATCGGAGCCGCCGGCCAGCATCTCCTCGCCTTCGCCCACGTCGCCATCATCGGCATCGGAGCCACCGGAGCCGCCACTGCCTCTCTCCTCGCCCGCGCCGGCGTAGGCACCCTCACCCTCATCGACCGCGATTTCGTCGAGCCCTCCAACCTCCAGCGCCAGATCCTCTTCGACGAGGCCGACGCCCGCGAAGCCCTCCCCAAGGCCGAAGCCGCCCGCCGCAAGATCGCCCTCTTCAACTCGGCTGTCTTGGTGCACTCTCACATCGCAGACCTCGTCCCCGCCAACATCCACGAGCTCCTCGCATCCGCCCATCTCGTCCTCGACGCCACCGACAACTTCGAGACCCGCTACCTCCTCAACGACTACTGCGTCCAGCAATCCAAACCCTGGATCTACGCCGCAGCCATCGGCGCCTACGCCGCCACCATGAACATCCTGCCCAAACCTATCGACTCTTCAAAAGATGTCATTCTTAGCGATGGCGGCGAAGCCGCCGAGTCGAACAAAACCAGCATTCCATCTCAACGAGCGGAGCGAAGCGACGTACCAACCTACATCCCCACAGCCTGCCTCGCCTGCATCTTCCCCAAGCCGCCGACCGGCCCGGTAGAAACCTGCGACACCGCGGGAATTCTCTCCACCGCCGTCAACCTCGCAGCCTCCATCCAGACCACCGAAGCCCTCAAGCTCCTCACCAATCAGTCCCATCTCATGCGTCGCACGCTGCTCTCCCACGACCTCTGGTCGAACGAACAAAGCGAAATCACCACCACCACACCCAACTCCGCATGTACCGTCTGCGGCCAGCGCATCTTCACCCATCTCGCCGGCGTCGGTCGCCCTCACATCACTCTCTGCGGTCGCAACTCCGTCCAGATCCACGAGCACCATCGCCCAGTCGACTTCAAAGCCATGCGCGATCGCCTATCCCCCCACACCGACATCCGCGACCTCCGCTTCAACGAGCTCCTCCTCCGCTTCAAACGCGGCCCGCACACATTTACACTCTTCCCCGACGGACGCGCTCTCATTCAGGGCACCACCGACATCACCCTCGCGCGCTCCCTCTACGCCCGTTTCATCGGCTCATAA
- a CDS encoding SurA N-terminal domain-containing protein, with protein sequence MRWMTHNTMERLLLVAFATAPVLMGVPVWASVQATSGQAATSQTGAASSTLNAAPDSVAQQGVVLDRVVAVVNDDVILESDVDEERRFEEIQPYRRVTGDNTRERVLERLVDRALILQQAALEPEDAVSDKDLDDQLMTLRKDIPDCKLQYHCETEDGWKKFLGAHGFTEEEFRERWRQRMELLKFIEVRFRNGIKISDAEIKEFYEKRMLPEYAKRNVTPPKLDTISKRIEEVELQQRVGALLVDWLKSLRAQGSVKIMTPGEVAP encoded by the coding sequence ATGCGTTGGATGACGCACAATACGATGGAGCGGTTGTTGCTGGTGGCGTTCGCGACGGCGCCTGTGTTGATGGGGGTGCCGGTCTGGGCTTCGGTGCAAGCGACCTCTGGGCAGGCCGCGACATCGCAGACTGGGGCTGCGAGTTCGACACTAAATGCTGCGCCTGATTCGGTTGCGCAGCAGGGAGTGGTGCTGGATCGCGTGGTTGCGGTGGTGAACGACGATGTGATTCTCGAGAGTGATGTGGATGAGGAGCGTCGGTTTGAAGAGATTCAACCTTATCGACGAGTTACGGGAGATAACACCAGGGAGAGAGTTCTTGAGCGGCTGGTGGATCGGGCTTTGATTTTGCAGCAAGCGGCGCTGGAGCCGGAGGATGCGGTCTCCGACAAAGACCTCGACGACCAGCTGATGACGTTGCGGAAGGATATTCCCGATTGCAAGCTGCAGTATCACTGTGAAACCGAGGATGGGTGGAAGAAGTTTCTGGGTGCTCACGGGTTTACTGAAGAGGAGTTTCGAGAGCGTTGGCGGCAGCGGATGGAGTTGCTGAAGTTTATCGAGGTGCGCTTCCGGAATGGGATCAAGATCTCGGATGCGGAGATCAAGGAGTTTTATGAGAAGAGGATGCTGCCGGAGTATGCGAAACGGAATGTGACTCCTCCGAAGCTGGATACGATCTCGAAGAGGATTGAAGAGGTGGAGCTGCAGCAGCGGGTGGGCGCTCTTCTGGTGGATTGGTTGAAGTCGCTGCGGGCGCAGGGCAGCGTGAAAATTATGACTCCAGGTGAGGTGGCGCCATGA
- a CDS encoding POTRA domain-containing protein: MRCGCGAAALWLGLWVMVGVAAGQEVPQTPTPPDSQNATPGSTGAGATPTQGPQTKPVEEKKTDTSQDAEPTTSVWQWKGLIVEKILFEGVTFDATDTLPKELSQKVGQPLDPQEVRASLRRLFASGRYRDIALRGVRQGDQVTLIFAGVARYYVGRVTIAGVKNERLGPLLEFATKLSPGTAFTDSQIPAGTEGIKEILQQQGYYEPTVSVKSETDEVGHQINVTYTVSIGPQARVGQVKLVGDDTGLTPEEFQKQSKLKENSKVRRDSTSNALDRLRKLYQKKDRLEATVSLQKQTYDNVRDKVDYEFHANQGPQVKVSVEGAKISTGRLHLLVPIFEEGTIDNDLLNEGVFNIRDFEQQQGFFDAKVAVKVVGNGTTTEQVVFTVELGVKHKVVAVDLKGNKYFTDDLLHERMRVQKSNAYQRSGRYSPALVSGDVSAIQALYRANGFDEAKITTDVKDVTVGKDGKPLKAGEIAVTFTIVEGPQQKFGKVDLVGVDASRLPDVRGLMNAQQGQPFSLVTLSGDRDTVLQYYLAHGFDQVKVEIKQTKEAADADKTDVSLDVTEGQQVFVNRVLLSGVEKTKPSVVAQQILVHGGDPLDQTALLQTQRNLYNIALFNEVIAAVQNPAGDAPQKNVVLQVTEAKRWNVTYGFGFEAQTGTPQPGTISEASCIQLGLPYPCNQLSPEGKPGVSPRVSLDVSRINLRGTEDSLTLHTSYGLLEQVAILTLQNPHLYGSKNFSAAISGGYSNVQDITTFAASTLQGDFRITEKWRRTHTFIYDFLYRRVKVDPNSLQVSADLIPLLSQPVRVGGPGVTWFHDTRSPGPLDAVKGEYSTIQGFVASSKFGSQTDFWKLDGTNSTYYRFGKLRYVFARETRIGYEKASGTNPNAGSDACVGVLLTTNPSCNAIPLPERLYAGGANSHRGFPINGAGPRDLQTGFPVGGSAAFVNTFELRLPAQTLPVVGNNVNFVIFHDMGNVFQNAKDMFPSFTRFTQPNKQTCANVSGSIGTCDFNYFSHAVGLGARYRTPVGPVRVDFSYNLNPPVYPIIYDFNNSPPHESQASHFNFFFSIGESF; this comes from the coding sequence ATGAGGTGCGGATGTGGCGCGGCGGCGTTGTGGCTTGGATTGTGGGTGATGGTGGGTGTGGCCGCTGGACAGGAGGTGCCGCAGACTCCGACGCCTCCTGATTCGCAGAATGCCACTCCGGGATCGACCGGCGCAGGAGCGACTCCGACGCAGGGGCCACAGACCAAGCCAGTTGAGGAGAAGAAGACAGATACGTCTCAAGATGCGGAGCCGACGACTTCGGTGTGGCAGTGGAAGGGGCTCATTGTCGAAAAGATCCTGTTCGAGGGCGTGACGTTCGATGCGACTGATACGCTGCCGAAGGAGCTATCCCAGAAGGTTGGTCAGCCGCTGGATCCGCAGGAGGTACGTGCCAGTCTGCGGCGATTGTTTGCGAGCGGGCGGTATCGGGACATTGCGCTTCGTGGCGTGCGACAGGGGGATCAGGTAACGCTGATCTTTGCTGGCGTGGCGCGGTACTACGTGGGGCGAGTGACGATTGCTGGAGTAAAGAACGAGCGCCTGGGTCCGCTGCTGGAGTTTGCGACAAAACTTTCGCCCGGGACGGCGTTCACCGACTCACAGATACCGGCGGGAACGGAAGGGATCAAGGAGATTCTGCAGCAGCAGGGGTATTACGAGCCGACGGTCTCAGTGAAGTCGGAGACCGATGAAGTAGGCCACCAGATAAATGTAACCTATACGGTTTCAATTGGGCCGCAGGCAAGAGTGGGACAGGTTAAGCTTGTGGGCGACGACACGGGGTTGACGCCGGAAGAGTTCCAGAAACAGTCGAAGCTGAAGGAGAATAGCAAGGTGCGGCGCGATTCGACCAGCAATGCGCTGGACCGGCTGCGGAAGCTGTACCAGAAGAAAGATCGACTAGAGGCGACGGTTTCGCTGCAGAAGCAGACGTATGACAATGTGCGGGACAAGGTTGATTACGAGTTCCATGCGAACCAGGGGCCGCAGGTGAAGGTGTCAGTGGAGGGTGCCAAGATTTCGACGGGTCGCCTGCATCTGTTGGTCCCGATCTTCGAGGAAGGGACGATTGATAACGATCTGCTGAACGAGGGCGTCTTCAACATTCGCGACTTCGAACAACAGCAGGGGTTCTTCGATGCGAAGGTAGCAGTGAAGGTTGTGGGGAACGGTACGACGACGGAGCAGGTTGTATTTACTGTAGAGCTCGGGGTGAAGCACAAGGTCGTTGCGGTGGACCTAAAGGGAAATAAATACTTCACGGACGATCTGCTGCATGAGCGGATGCGGGTGCAGAAGTCGAATGCGTATCAGCGGAGTGGACGGTATAGTCCGGCGCTGGTGTCCGGCGATGTGAGTGCGATTCAAGCGTTGTATCGGGCGAATGGTTTTGATGAGGCGAAAATTACGACGGATGTAAAAGATGTAACCGTCGGTAAAGACGGAAAGCCACTGAAGGCGGGTGAGATTGCTGTGACCTTCACGATCGTTGAAGGGCCGCAACAGAAGTTCGGCAAAGTGGACCTGGTGGGAGTGGATGCGAGCCGGCTGCCGGACGTGCGGGGATTAATGAATGCTCAGCAGGGCCAGCCTTTTTCACTGGTGACGCTGTCGGGCGACCGCGATACGGTGCTGCAGTACTACCTGGCGCATGGATTCGACCAGGTGAAGGTTGAGATCAAGCAGACAAAGGAGGCAGCGGACGCGGACAAGACGGACGTGTCGTTGGATGTGACCGAGGGGCAGCAGGTGTTTGTGAACCGCGTACTGCTGTCTGGAGTGGAGAAGACCAAGCCGAGTGTTGTGGCTCAACAGATTCTGGTGCATGGGGGTGACCCGCTGGACCAGACGGCTCTGCTCCAGACGCAGAGAAATCTATATAACATTGCGTTGTTCAATGAAGTGATTGCGGCGGTGCAGAATCCCGCGGGAGACGCTCCGCAGAAGAACGTGGTGCTGCAGGTGACGGAGGCGAAGCGGTGGAACGTAACCTACGGGTTCGGCTTCGAAGCGCAGACGGGAACGCCGCAGCCTGGAACGATCTCGGAGGCGTCGTGCATCCAGCTTGGACTGCCCTATCCCTGTAACCAACTGTCTCCGGAGGGCAAGCCCGGCGTGAGCCCACGGGTTTCGCTGGATGTGTCGAGGATCAATCTGCGGGGAACCGAGGATTCGCTGACGCTGCATACGTCGTATGGATTGCTGGAGCAGGTGGCGATTTTGACGCTGCAGAATCCGCATCTATATGGGAGCAAAAATTTCAGCGCGGCGATCTCTGGCGGGTATTCGAATGTACAGGACATCACGACGTTTGCGGCGTCGACGCTGCAGGGTGATTTTCGAATCACGGAGAAGTGGCGGCGGACGCATACGTTTATTTACGACTTCCTGTATCGCCGCGTAAAGGTTGACCCGAACAGCCTGCAGGTGTCGGCAGATCTGATTCCGCTGCTGTCGCAGCCAGTTCGCGTAGGTGGGCCGGGAGTTACGTGGTTTCACGATACGCGGTCGCCGGGTCCGCTGGATGCGGTGAAGGGAGAGTACTCAACGATACAGGGATTTGTGGCGTCGTCGAAGTTTGGGTCGCAGACGGATTTCTGGAAGCTGGATGGAACGAACTCGACGTACTACCGGTTTGGCAAGCTGAGGTATGTGTTCGCACGCGAGACCAGGATTGGGTATGAGAAGGCGTCGGGGACCAATCCGAACGCGGGAAGCGATGCATGCGTTGGCGTTTTGTTGACGACGAATCCGAGCTGCAACGCGATTCCGTTGCCGGAGCGGCTATACGCGGGCGGCGCGAACTCGCATCGAGGATTTCCGATCAATGGGGCGGGGCCAAGGGACTTGCAGACAGGTTTTCCGGTGGGTGGTTCGGCGGCATTTGTGAATACGTTTGAACTGCGGCTACCGGCGCAGACGTTGCCGGTGGTGGGCAATAACGTGAACTTCGTGATCTTTCATGATATGGGCAACGTGTTTCAGAATGCGAAGGACATGTTTCCAAGTTTCACGCGATTCACTCAGCCGAACAAGCAGACGTGCGCGAATGTGTCGGGGAGTATTGGGACCTGTGACTTCAATTATTTTTCGCATGCCGTGGGGCTGGGGGCGCGCTACCGGACGCCGGTGGGGCCGGTTCGTGTGGACTTCAGCTATAACCTTAATCCACCGGTATATCCGATTATTTACGACTTCAACAATAGCCCTCCGCATGAGAGCCAGGCTTCACACTTCAACTTTTTCTTCAGCATTGGAGAGAGCTTCTAG
- a CDS encoding translocation/assembly module TamB domain-containing protein, whose amino-acid sequence MSDLEKRLEEKKEELEAKVAGEVAKVKRSLAKRMLVWIGWIVVVLLVTVLVLFGLFAWYSKTTDFNRRVGKEVVKVLEDATGGRVELGEISFDLWHLAVEADGLVIHGLEGPGEAPYLAVNKILLRVQIFDFFTHVAGSGISSHIRLNYLGVEHPQFHLIVDKDGKTNQPVPKHRNTSKTSVTDTLLDLKAEEVTLSNGLVLLNNRAIPFHLAARDLSAEVHYIAATDRYGATVDLKDLRTKMGKQVEAQSALSLVVELGRDAIDLQRLDFTTGKSSKLDATGSFKHFAKPEWQAKVTGTIEVKQISVLADVDGLNAGTIDLDLNGHNCATSPSVAQKHPPFWERSHPKETRVPPRPLPPDPDCVAGYLLAGTAKVHKAAYRDQNVRLHDIDGGGTLHVTPTELLLTALTGYLPGGGSAAGDLRIVNWLGEVPPQDVTVSSSTAKAAVTTANTTAKTIGAKEPITEPVKVPPVQVAHAYLKAMVTKIPLRTIMDVTAPEHYGDLGFDTAVSGPVTVEWGGPAKSIDQTVEVDGSLTFAPTGVKRPGALNDVPVTGQTQAHYTGRNETVRIQRISLQMPEMNFEASGILGVNEGDPLTDLRVDMTVRDLSEYNQLLTTLDLEGNGKRGAAAIPVVLHGAMQFNGTAQGKIANLDVKGHLQATNAEFALGTTDVLIDSVVTDAEYSPNTGVIVANSTIKRGTAVLNVEGKIAPRKVVSRRGVATYLWDDGMSLDAKAQLANAQVVDVLQIAGQQEKVPLTGLVALNGHAEGTLRSLSGEGHLSLMNGVAYGEPYESALADVTVQGKDLEAKNVVLRLHGVQIAGNGGYDMGTDRLHGHVEGHDILLSKFETVKKTESEVDGTVNMLADANGTLTQPGLKANVTLRGVTYRGQGIGEAAVEAHSQGDIVYFTANSTLVGAKLDASGQTRLDGDYQMQAKMTLSGLDIGKPLAMFGPATMKAQSLINGTATVSGPLKTPKALSGEAEFSQVDVKLQGIELKAAEPLRVGLRDGLATLDQVHITGQDTDMRASGTGQLFGSTDPKGGKLDVSAKGSVSMTLLHTFDSDILSTGKVEFTVSAGGYVMNPQLAGKVQFDNVNVAVDGVPNGLSNMNGTLVFSDDRLQVQSLTATTGGGTLKIGGFIRYKKGLYADLSATGDVVRVRLYGLSATANANLKLQGAPDSALLSGTILITRFGVGADVDFAAFGSAGGVAPPPDPNTPANKIRLDVHVTSAPQLDFQNSYAKLAGIVDLQIRGTAAVPSVLGRIEINEGSATFAGTKYQLQRGEIYFTNPVRIDPIIDLDATAQVENYDITIGLHGTATNLKPTYRSEPPLSESDVFALLALGRTQEEAQLYQERQAQQGTDPTTSALLGGALNATVSNRVEKLFGVGSVKIDPAFVGTLGGSSARITVQQQLSRQITATFATNVNTSAQQLIQVQYDLNHDNSIVVARDESGVFSIVYKLRRRYR is encoded by the coding sequence ATGAGCGATCTGGAGAAAAGACTCGAAGAAAAGAAGGAGGAGCTGGAGGCAAAGGTTGCCGGCGAGGTCGCGAAGGTGAAGCGGTCGCTGGCGAAGCGGATGTTGGTCTGGATTGGTTGGATAGTGGTGGTGCTGCTGGTTACGGTGCTGGTGTTGTTTGGGTTATTTGCGTGGTACTCGAAGACGACTGACTTCAATCGGCGAGTTGGGAAGGAGGTCGTCAAAGTCCTGGAAGACGCCACGGGCGGGAGAGTCGAACTTGGCGAGATCAGCTTTGATCTGTGGCACCTTGCGGTTGAGGCCGATGGGCTGGTGATTCACGGGTTGGAGGGGCCGGGTGAGGCTCCTTATCTTGCGGTGAACAAGATTCTGCTTCGAGTGCAGATCTTCGACTTCTTCACGCATGTGGCTGGGAGCGGGATCTCGTCGCACATACGACTGAACTATCTGGGCGTGGAGCATCCACAGTTTCATCTGATCGTGGACAAGGATGGGAAGACGAACCAGCCGGTACCGAAACATCGGAACACGAGTAAGACGTCGGTCACAGACACGCTGCTGGATCTGAAGGCGGAGGAGGTGACGCTGTCGAATGGATTGGTGCTGCTGAATAACCGGGCGATCCCGTTTCATCTTGCGGCTCGGGATCTGAGTGCGGAGGTGCACTATATCGCTGCGACGGATCGCTACGGCGCGACGGTGGATTTGAAGGATCTGCGGACGAAGATGGGTAAGCAGGTGGAGGCGCAGTCAGCGTTGAGTCTGGTGGTGGAGTTGGGAAGAGACGCGATTGACCTGCAGCGACTGGACTTCACGACTGGGAAGAGCTCGAAGCTGGATGCTACCGGGAGTTTCAAACACTTTGCCAAACCGGAGTGGCAGGCGAAGGTGACGGGCACGATCGAAGTGAAGCAGATCTCTGTGCTCGCGGATGTGGATGGTTTGAATGCGGGTACGATCGATCTGGATTTGAACGGGCATAACTGCGCGACGTCGCCTTCGGTTGCGCAGAAACATCCTCCTTTTTGGGAGCGAAGCCATCCGAAGGAGACGCGAGTGCCGCCGCGGCCATTGCCGCCTGATCCGGATTGTGTGGCCGGGTATCTGCTGGCTGGAACGGCGAAAGTTCATAAGGCTGCCTACAGGGATCAAAATGTGCGATTGCACGATATTGATGGCGGCGGGACACTGCACGTTACGCCAACCGAGTTGTTGCTGACGGCACTTACGGGATATCTGCCCGGCGGTGGAAGTGCGGCGGGTGATTTGCGCATTGTGAACTGGCTGGGCGAGGTTCCGCCGCAGGATGTTACGGTCAGCTCCTCAACGGCCAAGGCCGCTGTGACGACAGCGAATACGACAGCCAAAACGATAGGGGCAAAGGAGCCGATCACGGAGCCAGTGAAGGTGCCGCCGGTGCAGGTTGCGCATGCATACCTGAAGGCGATGGTTACAAAGATTCCACTGCGAACGATTATGGATGTGACAGCGCCTGAGCACTATGGCGACCTGGGATTCGACACAGCAGTCAGCGGGCCAGTGACGGTAGAGTGGGGCGGGCCGGCGAAGAGTATCGATCAGACGGTGGAGGTGGATGGGAGTTTGACGTTTGCGCCGACGGGGGTGAAACGCCCGGGAGCGTTGAATGATGTGCCAGTGACCGGGCAGACGCAGGCGCATTACACGGGCCGGAATGAGACGGTTCGAATTCAGCGGATCTCGCTGCAGATGCCAGAGATGAACTTTGAGGCGTCGGGAATATTGGGGGTGAATGAGGGCGACCCGCTGACTGATTTGCGAGTCGATATGACGGTGCGGGATCTATCGGAGTACAACCAGTTGCTGACTACGCTGGACCTGGAGGGAAATGGAAAGCGGGGTGCGGCGGCTATTCCGGTAGTGCTGCATGGCGCGATGCAGTTCAATGGAACGGCGCAGGGGAAGATTGCGAATTTGGATGTGAAGGGCCATCTACAAGCGACGAACGCGGAGTTCGCGCTGGGAACGACGGATGTGCTGATCGATTCGGTGGTGACGGATGCGGAGTACTCGCCGAACACTGGAGTGATCGTGGCGAACTCGACGATCAAGCGTGGGACTGCGGTACTGAATGTGGAGGGTAAGATCGCGCCACGTAAGGTGGTGTCGCGGCGCGGGGTTGCGACCTATCTGTGGGATGACGGGATGTCTTTGGATGCGAAGGCGCAGCTGGCGAACGCGCAGGTTGTCGACGTTTTGCAGATTGCAGGGCAGCAGGAGAAGGTGCCGCTGACGGGATTGGTTGCGTTGAATGGCCACGCAGAAGGAACGCTGAGGAGTTTGAGTGGGGAAGGCCACCTTTCGCTGATGAATGGTGTCGCTTATGGAGAGCCATATGAGTCGGCTTTGGCTGATGTGACGGTGCAGGGGAAAGATCTGGAAGCCAAGAATGTGGTCTTGCGGCTGCATGGCGTGCAGATTGCAGGTAATGGCGGATACGACATGGGCACAGACCGTCTGCATGGACATGTGGAGGGGCACGACATTTTGCTGTCGAAGTTCGAGACGGTGAAGAAGACCGAGAGCGAGGTTGACGGCACTGTGAACATGCTTGCGGATGCGAATGGAACGCTGACGCAGCCCGGGTTGAAGGCGAATGTAACACTGCGTGGCGTGACTTATCGGGGACAGGGGATTGGTGAGGCCGCGGTGGAGGCGCATAGCCAGGGAGACATCGTGTACTTCACGGCGAACTCGACGCTGGTGGGGGCGAAGCTGGATGCTTCGGGACAGACGCGGCTGGATGGTGATTACCAGATGCAGGCGAAGATGACGCTATCTGGGCTGGATATCGGCAAGCCGTTGGCGATGTTTGGGCCGGCGACGATGAAGGCGCAGTCCTTGATCAACGGAACAGCTACTGTGAGTGGGCCGCTGAAGACACCGAAGGCGCTGAGTGGGGAGGCAGAGTTCAGCCAGGTGGATGTGAAGTTGCAGGGGATAGAACTGAAGGCGGCTGAGCCGCTGCGCGTGGGGCTGCGCGATGGTTTGGCGACGCTCGATCAGGTTCATATTACCGGGCAGGATACGGACATGCGGGCGAGCGGGACGGGGCAGCTGTTTGGATCGACGGATCCAAAGGGCGGCAAGCTGGATGTGAGCGCGAAGGGAAGCGTGAGTATGACGCTGCTTCACACCTTCGATTCGGACATTCTTTCGACTGGCAAGGTGGAGTTCACCGTGAGTGCCGGCGGGTATGTGATGAATCCGCAACTGGCGGGGAAGGTGCAGTTCGACAACGTGAATGTTGCGGTCGATGGGGTACCAAATGGGTTGAGTAATATGAACGGCACGCTGGTGTTCAGCGACGACCGGCTGCAGGTGCAGAGCCTGACCGCGACGACGGGTGGAGGCACGCTAAAGATCGGTGGGTTCATTCGCTATAAGAAGGGTTTGTATGCTGATCTTTCGGCGACTGGCGATGTGGTTCGGGTGCGGTTGTATGGGTTGAGCGCGACGGCGAACGCGAATCTGAAGCTGCAGGGAGCGCCGGACAGCGCGTTGTTGAGTGGAACGATTTTGATTACTCGGTTTGGCGTGGGAGCGGACGTGGATTTTGCGGCGTTCGGCTCCGCGGGTGGAGTGGCTCCGCCGCCTGATCCGAACACGCCGGCAAACAAGATTCGGCTTGACGTGCATGTAACGAGTGCGCCGCAGCTGGACTTTCAGAACTCATACGCCAAGCTGGCCGGGATCGTGGACCTGCAGATTCGCGGGACGGCGGCGGTGCCTTCTGTGCTGGGGCGCATCGAGATCAACGAGGGGAGTGCGACGTTTGCGGGCACGAAGTATCAGCTACAGCGCGGAGAGATCTATTTTACGAACCCGGTGCGGATCGATCCGATTATTGATCTGGATGCGACGGCGCAGGTGGAGAACTACGATATTACGATCGGGCTGCATGGGACGGCGACGAACCTGAAGCCAACGTATCGGTCGGAGCCGCCGCTGAGCGAGTCGGATGTGTTTGCGCTGTTGGCGTTGGGTAGGACGCAGGAGGAAGCTCAGCTTTATCAGGAGCGGCAGGCTCAGCAGGGGACCGATCCGACGACGAGTGCGCTGCTGGGTGGTGCGTTGAACGCTACGGTGAGCAATCGCGTAGAGAAGCTGTTCGGTGTGGGGAGCGTGAAGATAGATCCGGCGTTTGTGGGAACGCTGGGCGGGTCGTCAGCGAGGATTACTGTACAACAGCAGTTGTCGCGGCAGATTACCGCCACGTTTGCGACCAATGTAAATACTTCGGCGCAGCAGTTAATTCAGGTGCAGTATGACCTGAATCACGACAACTCGATTGTGGTGGCGCGTGATGAATCGGGCGTATTCAGTATTGTTTATAAGCTGCGAAGAAGGTATCGTTAG